GAGCAAAAAATAAAAGGAACCCTGGTAGGCGGTGTCGTTCCTCATTATATAGACGGGTTGTTAATGAAAATAATTGGCAGGATCAGCAAACTGAATATGTTGTATGCCAACAAAGTGCTGCAAGGAACAGACCTGAATCAGATTGAAGAATTCGGAATGCTGATGACGATCAGGCAGGAAAAGAATCCCAGGAAAACGGAAGTCATTTACGCCAACTTGTTTGAACTTTCGAGCGGTACGGATATGCTGAACCGTATGAAGAAAAGAGGGCTTATTAAAGAACATGCCGACAAGGAAGACAAGCGTTCCAAGAGGATTGAGCTGACTGCAAAAGGGGAGAAAGTAGTAGAACAATGCCTGGAAAAGATCAGAAAAAACGCAACAATGATGGCGCATGGCCTCACTGATGATGATAAAGAACTCGCTGTACAATTATTAAAAAGTATCGAGATAAAATTCTCGGCACTATGGCCCCAGCACCGTACCAAACCTTTTGAAGAAGTATATGAAAGTATCATGAGTGAGAAACGCAAAAAGCATAAATAAGTAGGAAGGATGGATGATATCGATACATCTAAACGCACATAGATTCCACAAGATAATGTCAAAATCACATAGGTTGTCGCCTATACTAACCGTAAATATGGCTACAACAAGCGTAGATTTGGCTACACCTGTTTCTTGATTGTTGCGGAGCTTTGCATAAACAAAAGCATCACAATGAAAATTATAATAACAGGTTCATTAGGGCACATCAGCAGACCATTAACACAAACGTTGGTACAAAAAGGACATACAGTAACCGTCATCAGCAGCAATCCCGAAAGACAAAAAGACATTGAAGCCATTGGTGCAAAAGTGGCTATCGGCACAATGGAAGATGCTGATTTTCTATCCGCAACTTTCAAAGGCGCAGATGCAGTTTATCTTATGGAGGCACTTGGTTCGCGCAGCTTCTTTGACCAAAATCTTGACATTATGGCCGCTCATAACAAAATTGCCAATAGCTATGTACAAGCTATTCTGCAATCGGGGATAAAACGAGTCGTGCATCTCAGTAGTATCGGAGCGCATATGGATAAAGGCAATGGCATCCTGGCTTTTCATTATAATGTAGAAAACATTCTGAACAAATTGCCGCCCGACGTAGCCATTACATTTATGCGCCCTGTTGGGTTTTACTATAATATGCTTGCGTTCATACCAACTATAAAAACACAAGGCGCTATCATATCGAATTATGGTGGGAATGACAAAGAACCCTGGGTTTCCCCGATGGACATTGCTACCGCTATTGCTGAAGAAATCGAAATTCAACAGCCAGCGGAGAGAAAAATCCGCTACGTGGCTAGTGATGAGTTTTCTCCCAACGAAGTGGCTGGTATTCTGGGGGAAGCAATCGGTAAGCCTGATTTGAAATGGCTTGTTATTCCTGACGAACAACTATTGGGTGGTTTAAAAACTGCTGGTATGAATCCACAAATTGCTGCCGGTTATGTTGAAATGAATGCAAGCAGGCGTGGTGGTGTATTGTATGAAGATTATTACCGCAATAAACCAACTTTGGGAAACGTAAAACTAACAGATTTTGCAAAAGAATTTGCTGGTGCATTTTTAAAATCGTAGTACATTTAGTCTTAGCATCTAATAGCACTATTATCAGCAAGTTTTTTAGCATAACAATGACCTGAAAAAATCTTATATGAATACGCAAGAAATCACAATTGCAGGGGGAAGCAAAAGCCCGTTGAAGGTAAAACGCTTCGGATATGGCACCATGCGGCTTACAGGCGAAGGCATCTGGGGTGAGCCTGCAAATCGCCATGAAGCATTGCAGATATTACAACGATGCATTCAAAGCGGCATCAATTTTATAGATACTGCCGACTATTATGGAGAAGATGTAACCAATCGTTTGATAGCAGAAGCATTATATCCGTATCCCGCCGGACTGGTAATATGCACCAAAGTCGGTGGGGCAAGAAAGCCTGATAAAAGCTGGGTGCCGTTTAATCGTCCGGAAGATTTACGCAGCAGCATAGAAAACAATTTGCGTACGCTGAAATTAGACCAGATATCCCTCGTTCATTTCAGGGTTTTAGCAGGCAGCGATGTGCCTTTTAAAGAATCGATGCAGGCCATGTTTGACATGCAGAAAGAAGGGAAAATATTGCATGTGGGCGTAAGTAATGTTGGTCCTGATGAATTGAAAACAGCCATGGCTATGGGGAACATTGCCACCGTAGAAAATATGTACGGCCATGCACAACGAAGTTCCGTAAGCCTTGCCCACGGGGGCGAAACGAGGGGCGGGGAGGAAGTGCTTGCCATTTGTGAGCAAAACGAAATACCATTGGTACCCTACTTCTCCTTATTCCAGTCAATGCCGAAGAAGGATAACAGGATACCGGCGATCGCAAAAAAATATAACGCCACAGACGCTCAGATAAATCTGGCATGGCTGCTGCACCGTTCCCCCTGGATATTGCCCATACCTGGCACTTCATCATTAAAACATTTTGAGGAGAATTTAAAAGCAACTGAAATAGAATTGAGCGAAGAAGATATGATGTTCCTTGAATAAAGGGTAATTGCTTTTATACAAAAATAAATAGACATGCAACCACTCCGCATTAAAACCATCAGCGAATTTCACCGGCTCAGAGGATTGTCCAAACCGGAACATCCGTTAATCAGCGTGATAAATGTTGCAGACATAAAACGCGGAAACGATGGTGAGCCGACAAATTTCGTGTTTGATTTTTATTCCATTTCATTGAAAAGAAATTGTAGTAGCAAATTCAAATATGGGCAGCAGCAGTATGATTTTGATGAAGGTACGATGTTCTTCATATCGCCCAATCAGATTTTCGGAGTTGAACATGACAAAGGTCAAACAGCTAAACAATCTGGTTGGATGCTGCTCATCCATCCCGATTTTCTTTGGAATACGTCTTTAGCCAAGAAAATAAAACAATACGAATATTTCGATTACTCGGTACATGAAGCTTTGTTTCTTTCAGAGAAAGAAGAAACAATCATTGCCAATGTGATGCAAAACATTCAGCAGGAATATCATTCCAATATTGATAAATTCAGTCAAAGCGTGATCATCGCGCAGCTCGAATTATTACTTACCTATTCGGAAAGATTTTACCAACGCCAGTTTATTACACGCAAAATATCCAATCATCAAATCCTGAACCGTTTGGAAGAGATGCTCAACGAATATTTCAAGAGCGACGATTTAATAAAAAAAGGATTACCCACTGTTCAATACATTGCTGAAACGTTAAACGTATCGCCCAATTACTTAAGTGGGTTACTGAAAGTGTTGACAGGACAAAGCACACAGCAACATATACACGATATACTGATTAAAAAGGCCAAAGAAAAATTATCCACTACCAATTTATCCGTAAGTGAAATCGCCTACGAGTTGGGCTTTGAACATCCGCAATCCTTTAGCAAATTGTTCAAGGCAAAAACCAATTTTTCGCCGTTGGCATTCAGACAATCATTTAATTAATTGAATAACCAGGCAGCTACGATATTTACCTATAAATGTTGGATGATATCGATAACTATTACCTGGTCTCCGGTATGCCTTTAGCTTCTCAGGTGCCAGGCTTTAGGCTTCGTAAAAGCACGTAACCCCTGATGTGATAACGTAGCGCCAAAACCTGAATGTTTTCTGCCACTCCAGGGAACGCCGGCACTCACCCTGTCGCAACAATTCCAGTAGCCGGTGCCTGCATCTATCTGCGAAAGGATTTGCTGTGCCCTGTCCATATTATCAGAATAAACCGCAGCAGTCAAGCCGTAGGAGGTATCCTGCATGAAGTGGATAGCGGCTGCATCATCCTTCACTTTCATAATACCTATGATGGGGCCAAAGCTTTCTTCCTGCATCACTTTCATTTCATTCGTCACATTGATGAGGATCGTTGGTTCAAAATAGTAGCCCTTGCCTGATCCACGTTTGCCACCCTGTAATAAGGTAGCTCCTTTTTCCAATGCTTCCCTGACCTGCTCTTCCAACACCCTGATCTGATCTTTTCTTGTCAATGCACCGAAATAGACGCCTTCTTCAGTAGGTGCGCCTGCTTTCCAGGATTGTACCTCTTTTACAAAAGCGGTAACATATTCATCGTACACTTTCTCCTGTACATAAATGCGCTCTACGGCGCAACAGCTTTGCCCGTTATTATAAAAGGCGCCATCGGCCGTTCCGGCTGCTACGGCTGCTACATCTTTTACATCATCGGTTACATAAAGCGGGTCTTTACCGCCCAACTCCAGCTGGCAGGGAACCATTTTGGCCGCTACTTTTTCATAAATATGCTTTCCTGTTTTATAAGAGCCGGTAAAGAAGTATCCGTCGAAATGCATATCCAGCAAGTGTTCACCGGTTTCTTTTGCACCAACGGCTACGATAAAAACATCATCGGGTACGCCTGCTTTCTTTAATAATTTTTCTATTTCCAACCCGGTTAAGGTGGCATATTCGGACGGTTTGTACATCACTGCATTACCGGCAATTAATGCCGGAATAAAAACATTGACACCCACCAGGTAAGGATAATTCCAGGCAGAAATATTGCAGATGACTCCCAGCGGATCGTAAGAGATTTTTTCTTTTAATGCAGGCGTATCGGTGACCCATTCGTCTGCCAGGTATTTTTCTGCATGCGCGAGCATCCAGCTGATCCTTGTCCGGGCGCCGTTGATTTCATTGCGCGCCTGTTGTAAAGGCTTGCCTGTTTCAGCGGTTAGCACGGCTGCCAGTTGCTCCTTCTCCGCCTCCAGCAGGTCGTGGAACTTTTGAATGACCGTTAAACGTGCTGCCAGTGTTTTCTTTGCCCAGTCTTGTTGCGCGGCTTTCAGCAGCGTATATTTTTTATCCAGCGATAGCTGGTCGTCTTCTTTTATATTGGTGATAATAGCTTCGGTAGCAGGATTAATTATGTTCATCTTTTATGATTTCTTACTTCATTAATAAATTGCTCTTTT
The Chitinophaga sp. MM2321 DNA segment above includes these coding regions:
- a CDS encoding winged helix DNA-binding protein; its protein translation is MNKTVTLVNEWGDFEVKHPEGSIEDFCRYYLARQNEQKIKGTLVGGVVPHYIDGLLMKIIGRISKLNMLYANKVLQGTDLNQIEEFGMLMTIRQEKNPRKTEVIYANLFELSSGTDMLNRMKKRGLIKEHADKEDKRSKRIELTAKGEKVVEQCLEKIRKNATMMAHGLTDDDKELAVQLLKSIEIKFSALWPQHRTKPFEEVYESIMSEKRKKHK
- a CDS encoding NmrA family NAD(P)-binding protein, which produces MKIIITGSLGHISRPLTQTLVQKGHTVTVISSNPERQKDIEAIGAKVAIGTMEDADFLSATFKGADAVYLMEALGSRSFFDQNLDIMAAHNKIANSYVQAILQSGIKRVVHLSSIGAHMDKGNGILAFHYNVENILNKLPPDVAITFMRPVGFYYNMLAFIPTIKTQGAIISNYGGNDKEPWVSPMDIATAIAEEIEIQQPAERKIRYVASDEFSPNEVAGILGEAIGKPDLKWLVIPDEQLLGGLKTAGMNPQIAAGYVEMNASRRGGVLYEDYYRNKPTLGNVKLTDFAKEFAGAFLKS
- a CDS encoding aldo/keto reductase, which produces MNTQEITIAGGSKSPLKVKRFGYGTMRLTGEGIWGEPANRHEALQILQRCIQSGINFIDTADYYGEDVTNRLIAEALYPYPAGLVICTKVGGARKPDKSWVPFNRPEDLRSSIENNLRTLKLDQISLVHFRVLAGSDVPFKESMQAMFDMQKEGKILHVGVSNVGPDELKTAMAMGNIATVENMYGHAQRSSVSLAHGGETRGGEEVLAICEQNEIPLVPYFSLFQSMPKKDNRIPAIAKKYNATDAQINLAWLLHRSPWILPIPGTSSLKHFEENLKATEIELSEEDMMFLE
- a CDS encoding AraC family transcriptional regulator, with protein sequence MQPLRIKTISEFHRLRGLSKPEHPLISVINVADIKRGNDGEPTNFVFDFYSISLKRNCSSKFKYGQQQYDFDEGTMFFISPNQIFGVEHDKGQTAKQSGWMLLIHPDFLWNTSLAKKIKQYEYFDYSVHEALFLSEKEETIIANVMQNIQQEYHSNIDKFSQSVIIAQLELLLTYSERFYQRQFITRKISNHQILNRLEEMLNEYFKSDDLIKKGLPTVQYIAETLNVSPNYLSGLLKVLTGQSTQQHIHDILIKKAKEKLSTTNLSVSEIAYELGFEHPQSFSKLFKAKTNFSPLAFRQSFN
- a CDS encoding aldehyde dehydrogenase family protein — translated: MNIINPATEAIITNIKEDDQLSLDKKYTLLKAAQQDWAKKTLAARLTVIQKFHDLLEAEKEQLAAVLTAETGKPLQQARNEINGARTRISWMLAHAEKYLADEWVTDTPALKEKISYDPLGVICNISAWNYPYLVGVNVFIPALIAGNAVMYKPSEYATLTGLEIEKLLKKAGVPDDVFIVAVGAKETGEHLLDMHFDGYFFTGSYKTGKHIYEKVAAKMVPCQLELGGKDPLYVTDDVKDVAAVAAGTADGAFYNNGQSCCAVERIYVQEKVYDEYVTAFVKEVQSWKAGAPTEEGVYFGALTRKDQIRVLEEQVREALEKGATLLQGGKRGSGKGYYFEPTILINVTNEMKVMQEESFGPIIGIMKVKDDAAAIHFMQDTSYGLTAAVYSDNMDRAQQILSQIDAGTGYWNCCDRVSAGVPWSGRKHSGFGATLSHQGLRAFTKPKAWHLRS